From a region of the Pan paniscus chromosome 19, NHGRI_mPanPan1-v2.0_pri, whole genome shotgun sequence genome:
- the FN3KRP gene encoding ketosamine-3-kinase isoform X1: MEELLRRELGCSSVRATGHSGGGCISQGRSYDTDQGRVFVKVNPKAEARRMFEGEMASLTAILKTNTVKVPKPIKVLDAPGGGSVLVMEHVDMRHLSSHAAKLGAQLADLHLDNKKLGEMRLKEAGTVGRGGGQEERPFVDQFGFDVVTCCGYLPQVNDWQEDWVVFYARQRIQPQMDMVEKESGDREALQLWSALQLKIPDLFHDLDIIPALLHGDLWGGNVAEDSSGPVIFDPASFYGHSEYELAIAGMFGGFSSSFYSAYHGKIPKAPGFEKRLQLYQLFHYLNHWNHFGSGYRGSSLNIMRNLVK, encoded by the exons ATGGAGGAGCTGCTGAGGCGCGAGCTGGGCTGCAGCTCTGTCAGGGCCACGGGCCACTCGGGGGGCGGGTGCATCAGCCAGGGCCGGAGCTACGACACGGATCAAGGACGAGTGTTCGTGAAAGTGAACCCCAAGGCGGAG GCCAGAAGAATGTTTGAAGGTGAGATGGCAAGTTTAACTGCCATCCTGAAAACAAACACGGTGAAAGTGCCCAAGCCCATCAAGGTTCTGGATGCCCCAGGCGGCGGGAGCGTGCTGGTGATGGAGCATGTGGACATGAGGCATCTGAGCAG TCATGCTGCAAAGCTTGGAGCCCAGCTGGCCGATTTACACCTTGATAACAAGAAGCTTGGAGAGATGCGCCTGAAGGAGGCGGGCACAGTGG GGAGAGGAGGTGGGCAGGAGGAACGGCCCTTTGTGGACCAGTTTGGATTTGACGTGGTGACGTGCTGTGGATACCTCCCCCAG GTGAATGACTGGCAGGAGGACTGGGTCGTGTTCTATGCCCGGCAGCGCATTCAGCCCCAGATGGACATGGTGGAGAAGGAGTCTGGGGACAGGGAGGCCCTCCAGCTTTGGTCTGCTCTGCAG TTAAAGATCCCTGACCTGTTCCATGACCTGGACATCATCCCAGCCTTGCTCCACGGGGACCTCTGGGGTGGAAACGTAGCAGAGGATTCCTCTGGGCCGGTGATTTTTGACCCGGCTTCTTTCTACGGCCACTCAGAATATGAGCTGGCAATAGCTGGCATGTTTGGGGGCTTTAGCAGCTCCTTTTACTCCGCCTACCACGGCAAAATCCCCAAGGCCCCAGGATTCGAGAAGCGCCTTCAGTTGTATCAGCTCTTTCACTACTTGAACCACTGGAATCATTTTGGATCGGGGTACAGAGGATCCTCCCTGAACATCATGAGGAATCTGGTCAAGTGA
- the FN3KRP gene encoding ketosamine-3-kinase isoform X2 yields MFEGEMASLTAILKTNTVKVPKPIKVLDAPGGGSVLVMEHVDMRHLSSHAAKLGAQLADLHLDNKKLGEMRLKEAGTVGRGGGQEERPFVDQFGFDVVTCCGYLPQVNDWQEDWVVFYARQRIQPQMDMVEKESGDREALQLWSALQLKIPDLFHDLDIIPALLHGDLWGGNVAEDSSGPVIFDPASFYGHSEYELAIAGMFGGFSSSFYSAYHGKIPKAPGFEKRLQLYQLFHYLNHWNHFGSGYRGSSLNIMRNLVK; encoded by the exons ATGTTTGAAGGTGAGATGGCAAGTTTAACTGCCATCCTGAAAACAAACACGGTGAAAGTGCCCAAGCCCATCAAGGTTCTGGATGCCCCAGGCGGCGGGAGCGTGCTGGTGATGGAGCATGTGGACATGAGGCATCTGAGCAG TCATGCTGCAAAGCTTGGAGCCCAGCTGGCCGATTTACACCTTGATAACAAGAAGCTTGGAGAGATGCGCCTGAAGGAGGCGGGCACAGTGG GGAGAGGAGGTGGGCAGGAGGAACGGCCCTTTGTGGACCAGTTTGGATTTGACGTGGTGACGTGCTGTGGATACCTCCCCCAG GTGAATGACTGGCAGGAGGACTGGGTCGTGTTCTATGCCCGGCAGCGCATTCAGCCCCAGATGGACATGGTGGAGAAGGAGTCTGGGGACAGGGAGGCCCTCCAGCTTTGGTCTGCTCTGCAG TTAAAGATCCCTGACCTGTTCCATGACCTGGACATCATCCCAGCCTTGCTCCACGGGGACCTCTGGGGTGGAAACGTAGCAGAGGATTCCTCTGGGCCGGTGATTTTTGACCCGGCTTCTTTCTACGGCCACTCAGAATATGAGCTGGCAATAGCTGGCATGTTTGGGGGCTTTAGCAGCTCCTTTTACTCCGCCTACCACGGCAAAATCCCCAAGGCCCCAGGATTCGAGAAGCGCCTTCAGTTGTATCAGCTCTTTCACTACTTGAACCACTGGAATCATTTTGGATCGGGGTACAGAGGATCCTCCCTGAACATCATGAGGAATCTGGTCAAGTGA